The window CAAGACTAATTGGAGCAAAATATAAACCAGACACGAACCAAAAATGATGTTCATAACTCTTTCTAACTTCAAAAAGCAACAGAGCAGCAGAATGTGGTAACTGCCATTTATTTAAATGCTGGTTCCTGTAATAGTTTTTGCATGTCCAGAAACCAGGAATAggaatttatttgaaatagaaCTTAGAAACTGGAGATTTTCTGGCTTTGACCACGTggcctctgcctcctgctcttcATTaaggccctgctgctgcctgagctgctgcagcctctgtgGCAACGTCTGGCAAAGAATAATCCAGAAAACTGATCTCACATAGGTGTTCTTTTCAGATTCTGTAGGAGCAAGCTAATGAAGAGTGGAGAATGGTtagagaaggaaagaagcaggTTTACAACCAGCAGTGGGAAGAAGATGCTAATCCTATATTTCATGTAACTCATATATTGAATTACTGAATGCTAAGATGACAAAGCTGTATTTCTTATAAATCTAAACAGCCAGCTGCCTCCAAATCCAGCCTGAGGGAAAAAGGTGGGATCTGTTTTGGCTGGGGTGGAACAGATACCAAATGTGGCTTTTAAATATCTCCTGTGCCTGAAgtggagctgagcaggaggaactGTTCTGTTCCAAGCGCTCGGCTCCTGCTCTGACACCGCTCCCTGGGAGAGGACCCGTGTCCAAAGGAAGGGCCTGGCAGGTGtgaggggagcagagcagcgtgtccctccctcccctcccggTACCTGCAGTGGTGTTTCCTGCTGGCCAGCCAGAAGGCGCTGTCGCAGCCGTAGCAGTGAGCGGCCAGGTGGTCCGGGAGCCACCGCGTCACCTGCAACAACAGCCGGGGTCAGGGAGGGGCAGCGAAGCACACCCGTCCTGTTTGTGCTCCCAAAAGCAAAGCCAAGCACCCCGAGGAAGGTGCTTGTTCTGCTGTAAGAGCACAAGGTCAGGGCTGGCAACGGGAGCAGATGCACAGACCTGTGAGAACAGAGACGCTGGATTCCCTCAGACAGGCAGAAATCAAGCCAGAAAGTCTAATTCCCTTCAGCTAAAGGTGGACATTCCCCAAGCACGTGTCCACCTGAGGCTCCTTTCCTactccccccttccccagctcccagtcTGTGAAGCAGAGGGCTCATAGGCACAGGTACTGGTATGTCAGGTGAGACAAGCGGAACGCAAGGAAGAGAGTTCCCAAGAAGTGGCACACGACCAAAGGCCAGAGGATAATTTGAATATCAATATCCCAAAAGGAGTGATTCACAGGGATTTAGTCTGTACCTCTGTGTCCTGTTTATccacctgctcccagctggcTTCAGAGAaaatctctgtgctgcagcgaGACAAGCAGTTCTGATCCAGATTGCTTTCCGAGTCGGGGATAGACGTCTGTTGGCAAACAAACACAGCTGAACAGAACCTTCCCATATCCCTGCTTCCAACCAAAGAACACCCGGGATCCCCGACAGGTCAGGGTCTGCCCCTCTGCTGACAGGAGGACGTGAGGCAGAGTGGATTTAAAATCCAGTTTCTGCTGCGTTAGCACAAAGTTCTGGCAAAGCTTTGGGTGATTTAACCAAAACCTGCTCTCTGGGGCTCCAATTCCAGGGTCCTGTTTCCTTTTCAAGGTTGTTtcactttcaaaaataaaattagtaatGCATATATCCTTTTGTTGGCAAAGATTCTGGAAAATACAAGCCAAATTGCATATGGGAAACTCAGAATCTGagatatatatattctatatatagGTTTTGGGGAATAATGCTTCCTTAATATAGTCTATCCAGGTAGAGGTGGATTTTAACAGATTTAAAATTCAGCCAGCCcctaaaatacagtaaaatagcAAGAAATCTTGAGTTAATGTCTTTTGTGCCTGAGGAATAGGCATTTCTGGAGCTCCAGAAGAAAACCTGCAACTCCCAAGCTGAGGCACAAACAGAAGGCAGAGATCAGGTTCTTAAAAACAGGGAATTTTCTGGAGGCACTGCCAGCCCTACGCTGCAGCTTCTGAAGGCCCTTAAAAATGGGAGCAGAATCAATCAAGCCCAAGCACCCGATTTCTCCAGGGAATCCAAGCTTTTTGCAGCGACACTGGGCCCCACGGAGCACGTCGTGCTGCGTCTCCAGTGGGAAGAGCCAAGAGGGCTCCGAGGGTTTTTCACAACAAACGTACCTGGGACTATCCAGCACCTCTGTCACTCCTAAACAACAACGAATTCCACAAACCtcctataaatatttatttttttcaatgttgCAGGCATATAAACCACgtgggaaaaggaaatttctgaTGAGTGTTGCGTCAGCCCCAGGAATTACAGGCAAGTGCTCAAACCCACAGGAAGGTACAATTCTCTACAAAAGTCCCAACTTTTACAACTTTAAACACTTCCAAGTAAAAGTACAAATAGATTAAAAGCTCCCTTAATTTGTTGAGAAAAAAACTCTTGTTGACATAAGGCTGCAGGAAAGCTCAGTTAATTTATGCCAGTTAAGTTCAGAATTCCAGAAATTTATTCCAGTTACTGAGCCTGGAGCATCCTGGCCATCTGAAAGGGACAGTGTGAACCTGATGGGTTTGAGCTCACAAAGTACCACCTGAACCTGCAAAGCACCAAGGGATCATTCCATGCTACTGTCCCAAAAATGGCACAGATACAGCCTCAGGAAAACGTCTTTGCTCTACATGAAAACAACAGTAAAAGAGGTGTTTGGGTCTTTTAGTAAGGCCACTGgaggtgtttgggtttttaataAGGTCACTGaaggtgtttgggttttttaataggGCCAGTGATGGTATTTGGGTGTTTTATTAAGGCCAATGAGGGTGTTGGGTGTTTTATTAAGGCCAATGAGGGTGTTGGGTGTTTCATTAAGGCCAATGAGGGTGTTGGGTGTTTTATTAAGGCCAATGAGGGTGTTGGGTGTTTTATTAAGGCCAGTGAGGGTGTTTGGGTATGTCCACCTACGTGTGAGCTGCTGCCAAACACCCACCTCGAAATAAACCTTGGGTCCACTCATGGTCAAACTGAAGTTGGGTGAAAATATTAGTCATTAACTGCCATTTATCAAGTGTTTGCCCTCTTCAGAATGACCTGGAGAGTTCTGTAAaagcctgcacagcccagaagTGCCCCCCGAGCGCCCGGTGAGCTCCAGACGCGGCGCAGGTACCGCTCACTCACCACTTCGTCTCCGTAGTCCCCGTTGAGCCGCAGGGAGCTGTTGAGGAACTGGCTCTCCAAGCGGCTCTTGAGCTCCTGCACCTGCTTCTTGAgggtctccacctcctgctGGTGGCCGGTCTCGATCTGGCGCAGGCGCTGCTGGATGACGTCGCTGTAGACGGGCATGCCGTCGTCGTCCAGGTGGCTGCGGGCGGGCTGGTCGGGGCTGCCCGCCGGCTTCCCCAGCTGGCTGAGCACCCACTTGTGGTGCAAGTTCCTCAGGTGCAGCTGGGCGGAGCCGCAGCTGGCCGCCGACACCTGCCTGCTGAGCGAGGCCTTGAGCCGCCCGTCCTCCCCGTTCACACAGTGTCCGTTGCTGGCGGGGAATTTCGGGGGGACGAGCCCCGCGGGCTTCTCCGCCAGCTTGTTCTCGGGCTCCGGCTCCCCGTTACACACGACCTCGTCTTTCCGCTCCACGAAGGGCAAGGCACAAGGGGAAGGCATCGGGAGGTGCGTGGTGCTGCTACCAGAAGTCCTGTGCACTCTTGTTCCCAGTTTTTGGAGCTCTATCATGCACTCCCCCTCCGGCCTGTTCTCCAGAGTTCGGGACAGCTCGTCGGCGCTGTTGTCGAAGGGGTGAGCTCTGTGGCACGGGCCCTTAGGCAGGAACTCAGGCTTTGCTTCAGTCTCCGTTAAGGTTTCCGTGGAACTTTCGATGTTGGATGTCCTTGCCTCGGGCGggggtggcagagggaagggaaggccgGCCTGTGCTGTGCCGTACGGGCTCTCTGCTTCTTCGTGTTTCCCAACACCTTCTTCCTCCATGCTGTTCTGAGTGGAGCCCTCCAAAGGAACAGCCTGCAGCCCCCTCACCTGAGGTACCTTCTGGAGAGCGCTGCCGGGATCACCGTGCTCGTCCTGTTGTCCTCTGGGCTCAGAAGCACCTTGTGAAAGCGGGTGTGGGGCGGGTGTGGGATTGTTCGTTACGATACCTGTGTCCGCCTCGGCCTTTTCCCCGAGGTCACTGACATACCCCCGCAGATTGTCAGCTCTCTTCTCCTTATCCAGGGCCACCtcagcccctttccctgctgcctctgggCCACCCCTTAagtgctcctccagcccaacGTCATCTTTCGTGGCCTCCTGCAGGATGTTCTCCATCTGTCCCTCTGCCACCCCGGCTGCGACGGAGAGCTCGGCGCCCAGGggggccctgccctgccagcccagggtgtCCCCCTCGAAGGGCTCGTCCCCGGGGGGGCCgaggctgctgagctccagggagCGGCGGTGCTCCTGCCACTTCTCGTTGAGGCTGGGGTCGCTGCTCCGGCGGGCGGCTGTAGGCACGCTGCTGTCACAGGCTGTCGGCAGATTGTCGAAGGATCTCGTCTTTGGTAGCCTGCAAAGGCACAGACAATCCCAATCCACAGTCAGGGGATGCTTTTTCAAACATTTAGCTACTGTGGTTTAAAAGCTCCCCCCTCAATTAGGACAGTAACAATCTGTTCAGTAATGGGCTTGTGGGAAGCATTATCCAGGAGCACGTTCTGCCCATCTGTAGTGCAGAGCTGCTTCAGGACTTCCTTTGTTTGCCATCAGGAAAATATGCTCAACCAGACTTCAAACATTCCCAGAATAATCCCTTTACCACCAAGCCCAAATGCTTCCAGCCTGGTCTCACCTCCTAATGAACATGTGCTGGGAGCCATtgtacagaaaagcaaagaaatagtTATGCAATGCCAAAAAAAGAACTCCAATTCAAGATAACTGAAGGAAAGCTTATATTCTACAAGGATATAAGGAATTTTATGTGGCTCTGTGACCCCCAAAGCTTAATTCTGTTTGCCAAGCTTCTCTTTGCCACATTATCACCCCCGAAATGTGACAGcttccaaacccaaaacaccgACAGACTGCACTGGGGCAAATCAGTCCCACATTCCCGCAAATCCACCTGGGAGAAACCCTGCCCTCCCGCCACAAACGCTCTCCTTTTATATCTCACAATATTCCCTGTTGATCTTACTTTACAGGAGGGATTTCTGGGCTCTAGGCTCACCTGCCCAGAGGCTGCTCTTCAGGGCTCGAGCCTGGCACAGGGTACGGGGCACAGGAGTCGTCGGCGGGCGTGGAGGGGGACGAGCAGGGCAGGTAAACAGCGCTCCAGAGCATTAAGTTCCGCACATGGCACACTGGGTACAGCACCTGAGAGGGACAGCACGGGAAAGGGTCGACTGCTGgctcccagcaggcagaggagtTCAGCCCTGAGGGTGCCAGCGAGCAGTGATGGTGTATAATCAGCCACACTTGGGTCTAGAATGATCTTTTCTGTCAGAGACAGAGGCAGAACACTGATGGCCTTCAGCTCGTCCTGACTGAACTCCTGCAATGTGCTCTCTGTGAATCTACACCTTCACAAAGCTCCTGAGCAATCTGAACTGCTGTGGAATTCAGTGGCCCACTGTCAGTGCCGAGGTTTCCTCGTGTGTTGTGTTGCACTGTGCCAGTTCAGAGGGAGCTCAACTCGCTTCCAGAggccccagtccagcccagcccatcctGGCTCTAAAGGAGGCACTCACATGTACAAATTCAGTACATGCAGAAACACTTGGAAGAGACACCTTGCTGTTAAAAGGGATTCCTTGATTGTGGAATATGCTTTATGATTCTGATAAAAACACCTGGGCTCACGCTAGCAATGCCACTCTTCTCCAAGCAGACTCCCTGTGGAAAAGCAGGCAATGATAGAGGAACAGTCTGCCCCTCCAGAGGGTagctgggcactgaccaggctccccagggcagtgggcacagccccaaggctgccagagctccaggagggtttggacaatgccctgagggacagggtgggattgctggggtgtctgtgcagggccaggggttggattccatgatccttgtgggtcccttcccactcagaaGATGCTGTGATTCTAGGAGCAGTCAGGTTTCCCTGGCACTGAGCaggggaagggctgtggggtggctgctgctctgaaactttggctttgtaaCAGATGTGGCTGCATCAGAGGCACCTTTTGAAGCccaaagcaaaaccacagaaaGATGAACCCAAGACAGGAAAATACCAAAACTCCCCCGCACTGAAAGAGTCTCCTTGTTAGCACAGACAGTGTTGTCTTCCCTGAGAACAGGGGCCAAGTCCCCGAGGGCAGCCCAAGGACAGCCCTGTCCACTCATCCTGCAAGAGCCCTCTACACTCCTGCTGGGCACACCTGCTGGCATTTTCAGGGAAATTTAGATGCATCCATAGCTTCAAACATCCCCCCAGGCTGTGTctgcctgctctgcctcagCACTCCCGGGATGCCGTGTCAGGAGGGAAGGCTCAGAGGGCTCAGCACGGTgacagcccagagctgtgcagggccaCAGCCACGGCACACCCAGCCAGGAGGGCTCAGGCAATGGAAAACTCATCTTCTCAGAACGAGTGTGGGCATAAAACTCTTCCCTGCTCCTTAATTTGACACTAAGGAACAAATAAAAGCCACATCTCTCAAATGCAAACCCTCTGCACAGTCCTTACAGCTCCGTTTATGACATCTCATActttcataaataaaaagggcttaaatatttatacaagTTCTTTGCAGTCCTACCCATGATGTCACTTGGTGACTGTGTGTTCCCCTGGCCATGCTCTGCACCCCTCAGTGCCTCACACAACCTTGTATCAGGCACACACTGAGGGAACTGTGAGCCCCTCCCCAGAACATTCAGTGAGCTCTTACCATGGAGCAGCCAGACTGAAAACGTGAAGGTACTGAGACAAAGACACACCAAATAACCTGAGCTACTTCTTCTGTTTAGCTCTGAGATGAATTTAGACACAGCGTCTAGGTTTGCAGGCAATTTTCTGTCACTCCTCTGACACAGTTTAGTTCTCTAGAGAGGTCTATTTAtcaaacactgaaatgttttctgctacaaaaaatacagtaaaatatttagttacagaaaacacatttccagCACGGAGAAATTTCCGAGGTGGCATTTGACATTCCTCAAATATCAGCAAAATTAACACAAGACTTGAAACATCAGCCTGAGCTGAGTGTTCCAAGGTGAATGTCAGTGGGGAGAGCTGAGCTCACTGGTCTGGAAACACCCCTCTGTTCATGGTGACAgttcagagaatcccagaacggtttgggtgggaagggaacttaaagatcatccaattctatcccctgccatgggcagggacaccttccacaagaccaggttgctccaagccccatcctgGCTctgaacccttccagggatggggctgccACCGCCTCAGTTGTGGCTGAACCCCCGTTCCTCGTGTCCCACTGTTGGGGTGTTTTCTCAGGGTACCCCCCTCCTTCTGGGGACTGTAGCTGGGAGCCCCCCGGGCTCTCCCTGCAGGGGGAGGGGGATACATACAGACTCCGACTGGGAGGAGTAGAGCAGGTTTTTGAAGGCTTTGTTTGCTGCCCGCAGCAAAGACCAGACGGAGCAGGTCCGTTCCTGAGTGtgtttctctcctctctctttcgCATTGTTGCACAGGAATGTTCCAAAGAGGCAGGAGTAGGTGTGCTGCACCAATTTCACCTGCACAGAGCAATTCAGACGTGTCAGGTGGCACAAGAGATCAGCTTCACCCTCCCTCTGCACGGCCAAacccccttcccagggctgacACACGATACACAGCATTTTTTGCATACCTCCTTAGGAAGGAATGCAAGTGGAGTGGAATCTTTGAAAATCATAActaaaaaaattcaggaaaaaatacaacctagaaagacaaaatatttgttcATAATCAAGTATAAAGGTCACATTGATTCAAACTCACTGCCCTGCAGGACAGGCAAAGCAGAGAACCATGATTCCTGTGCTACAAAACATTAATGCACCCCAGACACGCTGGTCATTAATCCCTCGGTGCTGTGGGTCCAGCCTAACAAAATGGCTTAGTGTGAGTTTAACTTCAGGCATATAAATTACTTCCTTAGGATTATTCAGATGTTCAAATGAAGATAAGTAGTTCAATACTCCAAAAAATTAGGGGGTTACTCTAAAAAGGCCAGAACACCACGGGTATGTTCTCTGCCAGCCCCTGGAGATCAGCAGTGTGAAGTGAAGCCAGTTACTACCTGTTGTATCTCATTTCACAACCGAGTTACGCCAGGACCGTCCACGGACTCGGTTACATGGCTGAGCTGGCAAGTGGTAATTCAAGTCAGCCACAATCACAGGAATGTGCCTTAAATCTCTCAGTGGATCAGACACTTCATAAAAACTTTTACTTCTCAGATTactgctcctgcagcccgtgACTGCCACTTCCCCAGACACCTGGGGACTGACTTTGACCATCCTGGGTGAATTCCTAATGGGAGAGCTGTCTGCTTCCAGAGAAGATAAACACAGCTCCTATCCTTTCAGCACAGAGactgaaaaatttcattttcattttcagcaaagaaactgaaaaaaaaatgaatggagCAGGTTGTTTTCAGAGGAGGAGTTTTCAAGTCAAAACATGATCAAAGCAGGGAGAGGTTTGTATTGCCAGtaaggatgatttttttcatgctgtgtGGATGTTTTATATCTCTTAGGTGGGAATATTTAATTGatataatttctttgttttaagtCTAAAAGGACCCTTAAGGGTCCTGCTTCTGTTTTAAGAGTGAATAGACCCCATGGAATagataaataattttgtttgttgtATCTGGGCAGCTTTGACATTACCTTTATCATGCTTagggaatagtttgggttggaagggactttaaagctcatctcattccatcctctgccatgggcagggacaccttccactagcccaggttgctccaagccccgtccaacctggcctgggacacttccagaaTGTCACAGACAGGTGGGAAAAGCAGCCCCCCAGGCTCTGTGGACGCCAGCACCGGTTTAGAAGAGTCTATAAAACTCTCAACTCACAAGGAATGCTTCGTTAAACTCGAAAGAGCAAGGGAACTGCCTCTGGAGCTGATGGACACAATCCAGCCACTGCAGAAACACCGGGCAGCGCTCGTTCAGGTCATCCGAGTTCTCCCCATGGCCACAGCGATCTGCAAACTTGTGGCCAAAATCCAGCCACTCTGTCTCCACCAGCACCTGGAAACCCTGCAGGAATGAGAGGACAGATGAAgaattcctgttttcctttggctCAGTTTCCTAAGATGGTCTGAGACTCGTGGGAATCACTTTATTGATGTGCTCTCACTCTCTTATTTCCCTTCAGCGCTGGGCTCATTACTTCTCTTTGCTGCTTTAGTGCCTCTGTGCTCTGAAATGAAATTGGGACAGGTATGGATTCCCAAACTACATGAACAGGAAAGGGAATAAGGCAGATTAAGTCCTCAGTGACTGGCAGGGAGGATCCTGATATGAGCCCTATCTCTCCAGGCAGGGGCAAGCAGGAACTTCATCTTGATCAAACCCATCTGGATCATGGTACCCAGCATTTGGACAGGACATTTGAAAGCTGTCCCTTGAAAATGATGGGCAGATCTGCCTGTTAGGAAAGGAAACAATCCACAACAGGACATCCAAGCTCAGGGAGAGCAGGTGCTTGTCTGGTGTACACCAGTCACAAGGCTGATTAAAGGTTCACTTGAGTGATTTctcatgaaaatgaaaagggCAAAGACATTCCCAAACAGTGCCTGGATGAGCAGCTGAATGTGACACTTGTCTTACAGGACCTGAAATCCATCACAGGGCAGGAAGGTTTTGGTTcttggaggaaagaaaaattgtagAGAATCTTTATTGAGTCAAAGGCTGTGATCAGAGCCAAAATAATGGCTGACAGCTGAGAAATGTGAGACGTGGCAATGCTGAAGACTCATTTTCCTCAACATTTCTGATCCTGGCATAGACAGCTGCAGTTTATGGTTTCCTCTGGATGACAAGGAAGGCACAGGGTGTGCAGAGCAGAACTCTGCACCCTGAACAGGAGGGACAGCACTCCTTGGAGCACCAGGAGGAGGCTCTGTGCCCAGGCCAGAGCAGCATGTTTTGCCCTGGTGGATGCCAGTTTGTAGAACTCATGTGAAAAAGGATCCAAGAAGTTTCCACACTTCCATCCAAAAGGCTTTGCTGCAGCTCAAGCCTCTGGTCCCTGTGTGAGTGAGGCTttaagcagcagctcacagCAGTGTTCAGACACAGAGTTCTGTTCTGGACAACAAAGGCATCTTGCCCGTGGGCTGGCAGATGGAACCCAGCCAGAACATGTCCCACAGTGCTGCAAagtgatgggggaaaaaattcaggctgaaaaaacaggagaaatataACTGACAGAGGACAGGGAAAATGTGAAACTGGAAAGCTATGCACTTGGGAAATCCAGCAAAGAGAAAGGCTTTGTCTGAGTGTTTGGCTGAGAACCTGCAGTGGGGCAATGGAAACTGCAGTTGCAGCACTTTGTACTCCATATTCCTAAGGTAAATCTGGGGAAGCACAGGCCATGACTGTGCAGTTACAGCAAAGGGAATATAACGTGTGAGTTACAGACTGTTGGTCCAGGCTGTGGTTGGTTAACTCCTCCCAGCTTTAGTGCCTTCGTTAGCGGAAAGAACTGCAACAATTTATAGCCAGGTTTGCTCAGCCAAGGCCCCGAgctccccagtgccctcccagagGGATCACCCACCTCTGTGGTCCTGTAGTAGGGGTCCAGCAGCAGCTTGGCCAGCGCCACGATCTGGGGGGTGCGGTCCCAGCCGTCGGAGCAGTGCACCAGCACCGGCCGCTGGTCCCGGTCCACGGCGTGAACCACCAGCAGCGCCGACTTCAGGAGCACCGACAAGTGCTGCAGCCACTTGGTGCTCTCCAGAGCTGACAGCCAACTAGAGGAAAACAAGGGAAGACAGTTTTTGctcttttaaaaagctttcagGTTTGGATCTCTGAGTTTATCCCGGCGAAGCTGCTGTTTCAATGCGCTGTGAGTGGCACCCGGGAGCAGTTTTCATTTATGTCTCGTTAATGCTCCCCCGGGGTGGAGCAGCAAAGCCACACGTCTGCCCGAGGAACTGCCACCCTCTGGGATGAGCTGAAGGTCTGGATCAACTTTGAGACCATGGAAGGCTTTAGCAGTGATTTCCAAACAGGTAAGTGGGAGTTTATATGTTTGACTCAGCAAGGGAAAGCTCATCAGCATGTTCCACACAGTTCAGCATTCCCTGAGCACTGTCACCAGCCAGGTTTATGCTCTGGGAACAGCCTTAATTAACAACTCCAGTGTCCTAGTGAAGACCTAAGCTCAGAAGCTTCGGATTTGATGGGCTATTACAGGGTAGGTACCCCATAGCACTGGAGGGGTATGAAATATTCTCTTGAAATGACACTATAAATGAGGGGAACATGGAACATAGCCAGACTTTTCCAAAGGAGAGACAAGATGTGAATATTAAAGAGCTGGGAATAGCATGTCAACCTAAGTGTGAGTGCTTAGAAGCCCACCAGAAGTAGCAACACTGGTATCAACATCCAAAATTACACTATCATTTCACAACTAATTCTCTAGGGTCACTTCAATCACAGTAAACCAACGACCtccatggaaatgaaaatacacaGCCAAGCATTATCACCCAGGACAGTCACTGGGGAAAACCCACGGAATTCCAGTTcccaaaccagcagcagcagaacgTGGCTGCAGAAACACTGTCACCCAAGGCCCAAACATCCACTTACTTTCCTGGATCTGGCATTTGTGTGCAGAGCAGGCGCAGGGACTGAAAGCTCTTCCGGATGGAATGGATGTTTGCCATCCCCATGAACACCACCTCACAGTTGGGGTAATactctgcagggacagggcaagaaagagggaagaaactAAACAACTGCATTTCtaaaagaagctttttttcatcaaaacaaGCCCCTGTTGCTGTGGACAGATGAAATAACCTGTTTGTGGCTATTCTGTAAGGAcacagcagcccctggagcTCGGTGGGTATTCCAGGCATGACACCACAGCCCAGCAAAACAGGAAGCATTTACCAAAGTCCTGCTGTATTTACTCACAA of the Pseudopipra pipra isolate bDixPip1 chromosome 18, bDixPip1.hap1, whole genome shotgun sequence genome contains:
- the MTMR3 gene encoding myotubularin-related protein 3 isoform X9, whose product is MDEETQHSLECIQANQIFPRKQLIREDENLQVPFIELHGESTEYVGRAEDAIIALSNYRLHIKFKESVVNVPLQLIESVECRDIFQLHLTCKDCKVIRCQFSTFEQCQDWLKRLNNAIRPPAKIEDLFSFAYHAWCMEVYASEKEQHGDLCRPGEHVTSRFKNEVERMGFDMNNAWRISNINEKYKLCGSYPQEIIVPAWITDKELESVASFRSWKRIPAVVYRHQSNGAVISRCGQPEVSWWGWRNADDEHLVQSVAKACASDSRSNSNKLMNGNCSRDFSNGGDLSDVEFDSSISNASGAESLAIQPQKLLILDARSYAAAVANRAKGGGCECPEYYPNCEVVFMGMANIHSIRKSFQSLRLLCTQMPDPGNWLSALESTKWLQHLSVLLKSALLVVHAVDRDQRPVLVHCSDGWDRTPQIVALAKLLLDPYYRTTEGFQVLVETEWLDFGHKFADRCGHGENSDDLNERCPVFLQWLDCVHQLQRQFPCSFEFNEAFLVKLVQHTYSCLFGTFLCNNAKERGEKHTQERTCSVWSLLRAANKAFKNLLYSSQSESVLYPVCHVRNLMLWSAVYLPCSSPSTPADDSCAPYPVPGSSPEEQPLGRLPKTRSFDNLPTACDSSVPTAARRSSDPSLNEKWQEHRRSLELSSLGPPGDEPFEGDTLGWQGRAPLGAELSVAAGVAEGQMENILQEATKDDVGLEEHLRGGPEAAGKGAEVALDKEKRADNLRGYVSDLGEKAEADTGIVTNNPTPAPHPLSQGASEPRGQQDEHGDPGSALQKVPQVRGLQAVPLEGSTQNSMEEEGVGKHEEAESPYGTAQAGLPFPLPPPPEARTSNIESSTETLTETEAKPEFLPKGPCHRAHPFDNSADELSRTLENRPEGECMIELQKLGTRVHRTSGSSTTHLPMPSPCALPFVERKDEVVCNGEPEPENKLAEKPAGLVPPKFPASNGHCVNGEDGRLKASLSRQVSAASCGSAQLHLRNLHHKWVLSQLGKPAGSPDQPARSHLDDDGMPVYSDVIQQRLRQIETGHQQEVETLKKQVQELKSRLESQFLNSSLRLNGDYGDEVTSIPDSESNLDQNCLSRCSTEIFSEASWEQVDKQDTEVTRWLPDHLAAHCYGCDSAFWLASRKHHCRDPDRVDQLWNCGNVFCSSCCNQKVPVPSQQLFEPSRVCKSCYSSLHPGSSSLDLELDKPITATSN